One genomic window of Aethina tumida isolate Nest 87 chromosome 3, icAetTumi1.1, whole genome shotgun sequence includes the following:
- the LOC109597022 gene encoding alanine--glyoxylate aminotransferase 2-like yields MTTLSKKETIALREKYIGKSCQLFFRKDPLKIISAKGQYMYDERGDAYLDCINNVAHVGHCHPDVVKAGSEQMALLSTNNRFLHDNIVLCAQRIVNTLPEELSVCFFVNSGSEANDLAIRLAQIHTGNRQIIALEHAYHGHLTSLIDISHYKFNLPGGPKQKEYVHVASCPDSYRGKFNDSKYKKEDIGELYADEVKDICDRVKKETGEGICAYIAESMISCGGQVIPPQSYFKNVYKHVRAAGGVCIADEVQVGFGRIGKHWWTFQHYDVVPDIVTMGKPMGNGHPVAAVVTTKAVADSFYATGVEYFNTYGGNPVSCAIANAVFDTIEKENLREHALVVGEYLLDSCNKLKSKHPCIGDVRGLGLFVGIDIVKDRETRASDRETATYINTRMKEEHILLSVDGPDCNVIKLKPPMVFSKENVDEVVSTLDRILKEVRHQKEDSCQINRTGKTNSVNGEAGASKDQSSHRKPGLDEDVKSI; encoded by the exons ATGACCACACTCAGCAAGAAAGAAACCATAGCGCTACGCGAGAAATACATCGG gAAATCATGTCAGTTGTTTTTCCGCAAAGATCCTTTGAAGATTATTTCTGCCAAAGGACAATACATGTACGATGAAAGAGGTGATGCCTATTTAGACTGTATCAACAATGTGGCTCATG TTGGTCATTGCCATCCTGATGTCGTGAAAGCAGGCAGTGAACAAATGGCTCTTCTCAGCACCAACAATAGATTTTTGCACGACAATATCGTACTGTGTGCGCAGAGAATCGTTAACACTCTTCCTGAAGAACTGAGCGTGTGCTTCTTCGTTAACTCTGGCTCTGAAGCTAATGATTTGGCCATAAGGTTGGCACAAATTCATACCGGCAACAGGCAAATCATAGCACTAGAACA TGCGTACCATGGTCATTTGACTTCTTTGATTGATATTTCCCACTACAAATTCAACCTCCCTGGTGGTCCAAAACAGAAGGAATACGTTCATGTT gCAAGCTGTCCCGATTCTTATAGaggtaaatttaatgataGTAAGTACAAGAAAGAAGATATTGGTGAACTCTACGCCGATGAGGTGAAAGATATTTGTGATCGTGTTAAAAAGGAAACCGGTGAAGGAATTTGTGCCTACATAGCTGAAAGTATGATTAGCTGTGGTGGTCAGGTAATTCCGCCACaaagttatttcaaaaat GTTTACAAACATGTAAGAGCAGCGGGTGGAGTATGCATTGCTGATGAGGTTCAAGTTGGATTTGGACGTATTGGAAAACATTGGTGGACCTTCCAACATTACGATGTAGTGCCAGATATTGTTACTATGGGCAAACCAATGGGTAATGGGCATCCAGTTGCAGCTGTTGTAACCACCAAAGCAGTAGCAGATAGTTTCTACGCGACTGGAGTAGAGTATTTTAATACG tatGGAGGTAATCCTGTATCATGTGCCATTGCAAATGCAGTATTCGACACAATTGAGAAGGAGAACTTAAGAGAACATGCCCTAGTTGTGGGTGAATACCTCCTGGATAGTTGTAACAAACTTAAGAGCAAACATCCCTGCATTGGTGATGTTAGAGGTCTTGGTCTTTTTGTCGGCATTGATATTGTAAAAGACAGGGAAACTAGGGCTTCGGATAGAGAAACGGCAACGTACATAAACACAAG AATGAAGGAAGAACACATTTTGTTGAGTGTTGATGGACCAGACTGCAatgttattaaactaaaaccaCCGATGGTATTCTCCAAGGAGAATGTTGATGAAGTTGTGTCTACTTTAGACAGAATTCTTAAAGAAGTTCGTCACCAAAAAGAAGATTCATGTCAGATAAATCGTACTGGTAAGACCAATTCCGTCAATGGTGAAGCTGGTGCATCTAAAGATCAAAGTTCGCACAGAAAACCTGGATTGGACGAAGATGTGAAATCCATATAA
- the LOC126264814 gene encoding uncharacterized protein LOC126264814: protein MVICKTLNVILIFIEFTIIVFTSYYHFPNPLPPPNPPPAPPPNPPPAPPPNPPPFPPPNPPPPPAPPPNPPPPPRPPPNPPPRPPPNPPPFPPPNPPPPPAPPPKPPPAPPPNPPPAPPPKPPPLPPNGVDSTTTVARITSTNKGTNN from the exons ATGGTCATatgtaaaactttaaatg ttattttaatattcatagaatttacaataattgtatTCACGAGCTATTATCATTTTCCAAATCCTTTGCCACCACCAAATCCGCCTCCAGCGCCACCTCCGAATCCGCCTCCAGCACCACCTCCGAATCCGCCTCCCTTTCCACCTCCAAATCCGCCACCGCCTCCAGCACCACCGCCGAATCCACCGCCACCTCCGAGACCACCTCCGAATCCTCCGCCACGGCCGCCTCCGAATCCGCCACCCTTTCCACCTCCAAATCCGCCACCACCTCCGGCACCTCCTCCGAAACCGCCGCCGGCACCGCCTCCAAATCCACCACCAGCTCCGCCACCAAAGCCGCCTCCTCTGCCTCCGAATGGAGTGGATTCAACCACTACTGTGGCTAGGATAACCAGTACTAATAAAGGTACTAATAACTGA